The Methanothrix sp. genome has a segment encoding these proteins:
- a CDS encoding type II toxin-antitoxin system HicA family toxin, giving the protein MPRLPIVSAKEAIKALEHLGFLAYRQTGSHIHL; this is encoded by the coding sequence TTGCCCAGGCTTCCAATAGTCTCGGCTAAGGAAGCCATCAAGGCTCTGGAGCACCTGGGTTTCCTGGCCTATCGCCAGACCGGCAGCCACATTCACCTATAG
- a CDS encoding Eco57I restriction-modification methylase domain-containing protein yields the protein MRIKNKELENINYSGGLLSEHFIALMREESISHPLVAPKTFRVPWSKSVAALDKKEYKLRISRAWKEMLERWDLYGYGKLQSMDAADARRRWTMPLLEALGFEPVSTPKHIEISDSMKFRFSHRGWIESPDNGKPPVVHIVPPAQDLDERPEKGQPCPHDALQAYLNVHGDKWGLVTNGLYLRLLRDYHHTYTKGYIEFDLEAIFLTRSYSDFHALYRLAHASRFMPSESGEIYLEEYFNHNQAVGEKVGAGLRRSVISAINTLGNGFLDAAFVSELRGDQDKCHRFYEEILKTIYRIIFLLYAEQRGMLGGSSGNNLYLEEYSLSALRERAARHSKEDGHKDLWIGLQNTFRMIWKGVPELGIYPYNGMLFETSGEEYTSRFGCKNSDLLEAIRFLTLTEIDGTARRINYSEINVEEIGSIYESLLDFAPRITDQPEEIEGISYPANSFILDPRGSARKTTGSYYTHPDLVQELIKSALEPVLAERLNSAGSGKEVRERAILSIKVCDMTSGSGAFLIAACNRLALELARVRTEPTVPDDDAIQEAKRDVLQSCIYGVDLNPMAVELTKVSLWINAMVKDKPLNFLDHHVKCGNSLIGATPELIAKGVPDEAFKAVTGDDKKISKHFKDINKKQRIAKGVTLFRWSEKALMDYADDFSRLSDMVENTAEGVVDKCKEYHRLKDTEYLRRKKLLADAWTAAFFVPLNDNRYQVPTSEVIMGLAEDICPPDAMIKKIEEFAHKHKFFHWYLEFPEVFAEGGFDVVLGNPPWEKVQIEEIPFFSLHRPDLDLRIASKRKMIIKHISEEDPILYNQWLDYKMSHEKESKFIRNSGCYPLTGTGKFNTYALFAELAQKIVSNNGQSGLVIPSGIATDNNNSNFFSTLISSKTLTSLYEFENSQSLFPGIHRQTRFCLLTTSGEGIRKDFVNIASELSSLDQLNNPNRHISIGFSDFSLFNPNTLTAPKFRTIQDYEIARRIYSFIPPLIKEYEKLENPWNADIRVVSL from the coding sequence ATGAGGATCAAGAACAAAGAGCTAGAGAACATCAACTACTCGGGAGGGCTTCTGTCAGAGCATTTCATAGCACTGATGAGGGAAGAATCCATATCTCATCCACTTGTTGCGCCTAAGACCTTCCGGGTTCCCTGGTCGAAGTCTGTTGCCGCTCTTGATAAAAAGGAGTACAAGCTTCGGATATCAAGGGCTTGGAAGGAGATGCTGGAGCGTTGGGATCTCTATGGCTATGGCAAGCTTCAAAGTATGGATGCGGCTGATGCTAGGCGCCGCTGGACTATGCCACTCTTGGAGGCTCTGGGGTTTGAGCCCGTCTCCACTCCTAAGCACATCGAGATTAGCGACTCCATGAAGTTCAGGTTCTCCCACAGGGGATGGATAGAGTCCCCGGATAACGGCAAGCCTCCCGTAGTTCATATTGTCCCGCCTGCCCAGGACCTGGATGAGCGACCTGAGAAAGGGCAGCCCTGCCCCCATGACGCTCTTCAGGCTTATCTCAATGTCCATGGGGATAAGTGGGGACTGGTCACTAACGGCCTTTATCTGCGGCTCCTGAGAGACTATCACCACACCTACACCAAGGGCTACATCGAGTTCGATTTAGAGGCTATCTTTTTAACCCGCTCCTATAGCGATTTCCATGCTCTATACCGGCTGGCTCATGCCAGCAGGTTCATGCCGTCCGAGTCAGGCGAGATCTATCTGGAAGAGTACTTCAATCATAACCAGGCGGTGGGGGAAAAGGTCGGTGCTGGCCTCAGGAGGAGCGTGATCTCGGCCATCAACACCCTAGGCAATGGCTTTCTCGACGCGGCGTTCGTATCAGAGCTCAGGGGTGACCAGGACAAGTGCCACAGATTTTATGAAGAGATTCTCAAGACCATATACCGCATCATATTTCTGCTCTATGCCGAGCAGCGGGGGATGTTGGGTGGATCTTCAGGCAATAATCTCTACCTAGAGGAGTATAGCCTCTCTGCCTTGAGAGAGAGGGCAGCGAGGCACAGCAAAGAGGATGGCCATAAGGACCTGTGGATTGGCCTGCAGAACACCTTCCGGATGATCTGGAAGGGAGTTCCCGAGCTGGGGATTTATCCCTACAACGGGATGCTTTTCGAGACATCTGGAGAAGAATATACCAGCCGGTTCGGCTGCAAGAACTCGGACCTGCTGGAGGCCATTCGCTTTCTCACTCTCACAGAGATTGACGGCACAGCCCGAAGGATCAACTACTCGGAGATCAATGTGGAGGAGATAGGCTCTATCTATGAGAGCCTGCTGGACTTTGCGCCCCGCATCACTGACCAGCCGGAGGAGATAGAGGGCATTTCCTATCCCGCCAACAGCTTCATCCTTGATCCCAGGGGCTCAGCCAGGAAGACCACAGGCAGCTATTATACCCATCCCGATCTTGTGCAGGAGCTGATTAAGAGCGCCTTGGAGCCGGTCCTGGCAGAGCGGCTCAATAGTGCAGGCTCGGGCAAGGAAGTCAGGGAGAGGGCAATTCTATCCATCAAGGTCTGCGATATGACCAGCGGCAGCGGGGCTTTTCTAATTGCGGCCTGCAACCGTCTGGCTCTGGAGTTGGCCAGGGTAAGAACGGAGCCGACAGTGCCAGATGATGATGCTATTCAGGAGGCCAAGAGAGATGTCCTGCAGAGCTGCATCTACGGAGTCGATCTTAATCCTATGGCTGTTGAGCTGACCAAAGTATCCCTCTGGATCAATGCCATGGTCAAGGACAAGCCACTCAATTTTCTGGACCACCATGTCAAGTGTGGCAATAGCCTGATAGGGGCTACGCCGGAGCTTATCGCAAAGGGAGTTCCTGATGAAGCATTTAAGGCTGTAACTGGAGATGATAAGAAGATCTCTAAGCACTTTAAGGATATTAATAAGAAACAACGTATAGCAAAAGGAGTAACTCTGTTTAGATGGAGCGAGAAAGCCCTGATGGATTATGCGGATGATTTCTCTCGCCTTTCGGATATGGTCGAGAACACTGCAGAAGGAGTCGTAGATAAGTGCAAAGAATATCATAGGCTAAAGGATACAGAGTATTTACGTAGAAAGAAATTACTGGCCGATGCATGGACGGCTGCTTTCTTTGTTCCGCTGAATGACAATAGATATCAAGTGCCGACAAGCGAAGTAATCATGGGATTAGCAGAGGATATATGTCCCCCAGACGCAATGATAAAAAAAATCGAGGAATTTGCCCATAAGCATAAGTTCTTTCATTGGTATTTAGAATTCCCTGAGGTCTTCGCCGAGGGTGGTTTCGATGTTGTACTTGGAAATCCTCCTTGGGAGAAGGTTCAAATTGAGGAGATACCTTTTTTCTCTTTGCACCGCCCCGATCTAGATTTGCGCATCGCTAGCAAAAGAAAGATGATAATTAAACATATTAGTGAGGAAGATCCAATTTTATATAATCAATGGTTGGATTATAAAATGTCTCATGAGAAAGAAAGCAAGTTCATCAGAAATAGCGGTTGTTACCCATTGACAGGAACAGGAAAGTTTAATACATATGCTCTTTTTGCGGAGTTGGCTCAGAAAATCGTTTCTAATAATGGGCAGTCAGGTTTGGTAATTCCTAGCGGTATTGCAACGGATAATAATAATAGCAATTTCTTTAGCACATTGATAAGTAGCAAAACTCTAACATCTTTATACGAATTTGAGAATAGTCAATCTCTTTTTCCAGGAATTCATAGGCAAACTCGGTTTTGTCTATTGACAACATCTGGAGAAGGTATCAGAAAGGATTTTGTTAATATCGCTTCTGAACTTAGTAGCCTGGATCAATTAAACAATCCTAATAGACATATATCTATTGGTTTTTCGGATTTCTCTTTATTTAATCCGAATACATTAACGGCTCCAAAATTCCGAACCATTCAAGACTATGAAATTGCTAGACGTATTTATAGTTTTATTCCGCCATTGATTAAAGAATATGAAAAGTTGGAAAATCCTTGGAATGCAGATATTCGGGTCGTGAGCCTCTAA
- a CDS encoding helicase-related protein, with protein sequence MLGDPASNKLLIQAYRYSMLHGAAPLLSLQRSSVIPTNYQIVPVVMALKKSNRVRMLIADDVGLGKTIEAGLIVSELMARNLVSRILVVCPRNLRDQWREALEYFFHIDAKVISSMHRRVLERQLPPGASPWEHYRCLVASIDYVKKDPIRHQVLEIPWDLVIVDEAHLAAKPHQSGENQSVSMERYDFVRELSARAKHLLFLTATPHNGYTDSYASLLRMLDGNMVSGSFNEPRINRELAREYICQRRRKDVEDWFKEHSEEENPFPERMQEEVLVDLVFDEEKQILRTLSNYGTKILDSAEGGSYKTQITAKWTVMHLHKRGISSPAALRQSLKNRREKLLSKIKSAESEDQASLTFEQAKATVLDEDLGDDETDEEAYYKADRNVFGSLEANKEELAELEKLVPLAEKITPAKDSKLRKLTRDFLSQAISGYYGPAKIIIFTRYKDTLDYLEREIPQRLPKSKSDIKIMTVYGELNEAQRKERLNEFQRLQIGILIATDCISEGINLQHMANIMVHYELPWNPNRLEQRNGRIDRYGQKVPQVHIRTLVMSDTLDATILKVLVEKARRIREEFGFSPPFFGDDANVIDIIREQGIEVPSVQKNLIDFGEDRRSHEQINPFDEETIERIKAESFYGQSDVDFSEVRKRMKETEELIGSEEDFRNLVLNAFWNLGCAVEENHDFENTLNINFKNSQLVIPGQDREIKRATFDPKLALQNKDIVQLNAGHPIVRRAIELVRQFVFEGKTAGYGRTAAISTAAVQKVTLLYHFLARFTVDTKPAGIIEEILPVACDLTGSNSLDARELEAIWRSRPMPMRRTREEILPHLKKAIDPGVYLPVLQSRLEKRLEAIKQERAELKEKFDESDQHWLEGLDDVSQASTDMLSVTIYYPAVPGGASR encoded by the coding sequence ATGTTGGGCGATCCAGCTTCAAATAAGCTCCTGATCCAAGCCTATCGTTATTCTATGCTTCATGGAGCCGCCCCTCTATTGAGCCTTCAGCGCAGCAGCGTCATCCCTACCAATTACCAGATTGTGCCAGTAGTCATGGCCCTTAAGAAGAGCAATAGGGTCAGGATGTTGATTGCTGATGATGTGGGTCTGGGAAAAACCATTGAGGCCGGCCTGATCGTATCCGAGCTTATGGCCAGAAACCTAGTCTCCAGAATACTCGTGGTCTGCCCTCGAAATCTTCGTGATCAATGGCGTGAGGCCCTGGAGTACTTCTTTCACATCGATGCAAAAGTTATTTCATCTATGCACCGCAGAGTTCTGGAGCGCCAGCTCCCTCCTGGGGCGAGCCCCTGGGAGCATTATCGCTGCCTTGTTGCATCCATAGACTACGTGAAGAAGGATCCCATAAGACATCAGGTCCTGGAGATTCCCTGGGATCTGGTAATAGTAGATGAGGCTCATCTTGCTGCCAAGCCTCACCAGAGCGGAGAGAATCAGAGCGTCTCCATGGAGCGATACGATTTCGTCCGTGAACTGTCAGCCAGGGCCAAGCATCTTCTTTTCCTTACGGCCACTCCCCACAATGGCTATACCGACTCCTATGCCAGCTTGCTTCGAATGCTGGATGGCAATATGGTCTCCGGCTCCTTCAACGAGCCTAGGATCAATCGAGAGCTCGCCAGAGAATATATCTGCCAGCGGAGGAGAAAGGATGTCGAGGATTGGTTCAAGGAACATTCCGAGGAAGAGAATCCGTTTCCAGAAAGAATGCAAGAAGAAGTGTTGGTAGACCTGGTTTTTGATGAAGAGAAGCAGATCCTTCGAACCCTAAGCAACTATGGAACGAAGATCCTTGATTCGGCAGAAGGGGGTTCCTATAAGACCCAAATAACTGCTAAATGGACTGTGATGCACCTGCACAAAAGAGGGATCTCCTCTCCTGCCGCTCTACGTCAGTCCCTCAAGAACCGCAGAGAGAAGCTGCTTTCCAAGATAAAAAGTGCGGAGTCCGAGGACCAGGCGAGCCTGACCTTCGAGCAAGCCAAGGCTACAGTCCTGGATGAAGACTTGGGTGATGATGAGACCGATGAGGAAGCGTATTATAAAGCAGACAGGAACGTCTTTGGATCGCTTGAGGCCAACAAAGAGGAACTGGCTGAGCTGGAAAAACTGGTGCCTTTAGCTGAAAAGATCACGCCCGCCAAGGACAGCAAGCTAAGAAAGCTGACCCGAGATTTTCTGAGCCAAGCCATATCCGGATATTATGGGCCTGCCAAGATAATCATATTCACTCGCTATAAGGATACTCTGGATTATTTGGAAAGAGAGATTCCCCAGAGGCTTCCAAAGTCCAAGTCTGACATAAAGATAATGACTGTTTACGGCGAGCTCAACGAGGCGCAGCGGAAAGAGCGACTCAATGAGTTCCAAAGGCTGCAAATAGGAATCCTTATCGCCACCGACTGTATCAGCGAGGGAATCAATCTCCAGCATATGGCCAACATTATGGTCCATTATGAGCTCCCCTGGAATCCCAACCGCCTGGAACAGAGAAATGGCAGGATCGACAGATACGGCCAGAAGGTTCCCCAGGTGCACATAAGAACCCTGGTTATGAGCGATACCTTGGATGCTACCATTCTCAAGGTGCTGGTGGAGAAGGCCAGGCGCATTCGAGAGGAGTTTGGCTTCTCTCCACCCTTCTTTGGGGATGATGCCAATGTTATCGACATAATCCGAGAGCAGGGCATCGAGGTTCCATCTGTCCAGAAGAATCTGATAGATTTTGGTGAAGATCGCAGGAGCCATGAGCAGATCAATCCCTTCGATGAAGAGACCATTGAAAGAATAAAAGCGGAGAGCTTCTATGGCCAATCGGATGTCGATTTTTCCGAGGTGCGTAAACGGATGAAGGAGACGGAAGAGCTGATAGGCAGCGAAGAGGATTTTCGCAATCTGGTTCTTAATGCCTTCTGGAATTTGGGCTGCGCCGTAGAAGAAAACCATGACTTCGAAAACACATTGAATATCAATTTCAAGAACTCTCAGCTTGTTATTCCTGGCCAGGATAGAGAGATCAAGAGGGCGACATTCGATCCCAAGTTAGCTCTTCAGAATAAAGATATTGTCCAGCTTAACGCAGGCCATCCCATTGTTCGCAGGGCCATAGAGCTGGTCCGACAGTTTGTCTTTGAGGGAAAGACGGCAGGATATGGTAGGACGGCTGCTATTTCCACTGCTGCCGTCCAGAAGGTCACACTCCTTTACCATTTCCTGGCCAGGTTCACAGTAGACACTAAGCCAGCAGGGATTATCGAGGAGATTTTGCCCGTGGCCTGCGATCTGACCGGCTCAAATTCGCTTGATGCCAGAGAGCTCGAGGCTATCTGGAGGTCCAGGCCCATGCCCATGAGGCGTACACGTGAGGAGATACTGCCTCACCTTAAGAAAGCCATTGATCCTGGGGTTTACCTGCCAGTTCTGCAAAGCCGTCTGGAGAAAAGGCTTGAGGCCATAAAACAGGAGCGTGCCGAACTAAAGGAGAAGTTCGATGAGTCCGACCAACACTGGCTGGAGGGGCTTGATGACGTATCACAGGCATCGACTGATATGCTCTCTGTGACCATCTATTATCCGGCTGTTCCAGGGGGTGCCAGCAGATGA
- a CDS encoding tetratricopeptide repeat protein, with translation MQNAVFTGRHDDLIELGRYLLYSHDESGVVVSGMGGLGKSQLAVEFCYRYGRFFRGVHWIQANLDMQAEIAENGLAMGLPYWPDKLPEQVQATLKVWQEEGGQRLIVLDNAEDLQVLQNWLPKLQSARLLITSRRENWPIDMGLNVKKLEVLARSQSIELLCKLAARLKEMPDEQLDNLADFLGDLPLALDLAGWYLADRPELPVEGYLAELEAGSALEHTSLRDWAEHSPTGHLTSLAATFALSWERLTEGDELAKQLFKIGGYCAPNMPIPRQILAKAMGTDVPDHELDRALRKLESLGLMDSSEGSRRMHSLLAEFARLQDRDSDESVLPDLAEAMAEITTEAIESGLPENMRPLHEHLDFVARSAEESNLQSSGALWNNLGVNLKDLADYEGAKRILERALKIDENAYGPDHPNVARDVNNIGMVLQDLGDLQEARKCYERALKIDQKADGSDHPNVARDVNNIGSVLKDLGDLQEARKCYERALKIDEKAYGPDHPNVAIRVNNIGLVLKDLGDLQEARKYLERALKIDEKAYGPDHPNVAIRVNNIGLVLQAQGDLQEARKCFERALKIDEKAYGSDHPNVARDVNNIGLVLQYQGDLQEARKCFERALKIGEKAYGPDHLNVATMANNIGLVLQAQGDLQEARKCYERALKIDEKAYGPDHPNVARDVNNIGTAMQYQGDLQKARECFERALKIDEKAYGPDHPNVARDVNNIGMVLQAQGDLQEARKCYERALKIDEKAYGPDHPNVAIDVNNIGSVLKAQGDLQEARKCYERALKIDENAYGPDHPDVARDVNNLGSVLQAQGDLQEARECFERALKIDENAYGPDHPDVARDVNNLGSVLQAQGDLQEARECFERALKICRDKFGPDHPNTRTVADNLSSLGQGQK, from the coding sequence TTGCAAAACGCTGTTTTCACCGGCAGGCATGATGACCTGATCGAGCTGGGCCGATACCTGCTCTATTCACATGATGAAAGCGGTGTAGTAGTTAGCGGCATGGGTGGCCTGGGCAAGAGCCAGCTGGCAGTTGAGTTTTGCTATCGTTACGGCCGGTTCTTCCGGGGAGTGCATTGGATCCAGGCCAACCTGGATATGCAGGCGGAGATTGCCGAGAACGGTCTGGCCATGGGCCTTCCTTACTGGCCTGACAAGCTCCCTGAGCAGGTGCAGGCCACCCTAAAAGTCTGGCAGGAGGAAGGTGGACAGAGGTTAATAGTGCTTGACAATGCCGAGGATCTGCAGGTCTTGCAGAACTGGTTGCCGAAGCTCCAGTCAGCAAGGCTGCTTATCACATCTCGGCGGGAGAACTGGCCTATAGATATGGGACTGAATGTCAAGAAACTGGAGGTGCTCGCTCGCAGCCAGAGCATCGAGCTGTTGTGTAAGCTGGCTGCCAGACTGAAGGAGATGCCTGACGAGCAGCTGGACAATCTAGCTGATTTTCTGGGCGACCTGCCTCTTGCCTTGGACCTGGCAGGTTGGTATCTGGCAGACAGGCCGGAGTTGCCGGTAGAGGGTTATCTGGCAGAGCTTGAGGCTGGTTCAGCCCTGGAGCATACTTCTCTCAGGGATTGGGCGGAACACAGCCCTACTGGACACTTGACCAGCTTGGCTGCCACCTTCGCCCTTAGCTGGGAGCGGCTCACCGAGGGCGATGAGCTGGCAAAGCAGCTGTTCAAGATAGGAGGATACTGTGCTCCCAATATGCCTATACCCCGGCAGATTCTGGCTAAGGCCATGGGGACAGATGTGCCTGACCATGAGCTGGACAGGGCGTTACGTAAGCTGGAAAGTTTGGGGCTGATGGATTCTTCTGAAGGTAGCAGGAGGATGCATAGTCTCCTAGCGGAATTTGCTCGCCTTCAAGACCGAGATTCTGATGAAAGCGTTTTACCTGACCTGGCAGAAGCAATGGCCGAAATCACCACTGAAGCTATTGAAAGCGGCCTGCCTGAAAATATGAGGCCTTTACATGAGCACCTTGATTTTGTGGCCAGGTCAGCAGAAGAATCGAACCTGCAGTCATCCGGGGCTCTGTGGAACAACCTCGGAGTGAATCTGAAAGATTTAGCGGACTATGAGGGAGCTAAAAGAATTCTTGAGAGGGCTTTGAAGATCGACGAGAATGCCTACGGCCCAGACCATCCCAACGTGGCCAGAGATGTCAACAACATCGGAATGGTGCTGCAAGATCTTGGTGACCTCCAGGAAGCCAGGAAGTGCTACGAAAGAGCCCTGAAGATCGACCAGAAAGCCGACGGCTCAGACCATCCCAACGTGGCCAGAGATGTCAACAACATCGGATCGGTGCTGAAAGATCTTGGTGACCTCCAGGAAGCCAGGAAGTGCTACGAAAGAGCCCTGAAGATCGACGAGAAAGCCTATGGCCCAGACCATCCCAACGTGGCCATAAGAGTCAACAACATCGGATTGGTGCTGAAAGATCTTGGTGACCTCCAGGAAGCCAGGAAGTACCTCGAAAGAGCTCTGAAGATCGACGAGAAAGCCTACGGCCCGGACCATCCCAACGTGGCCATAAGAGTCAACAACATCGGATTGGTGCTGCAAGCTCAGGGTGACCTCCAGGAAGCCAGGAAATGCTTCGAAAGAGCCCTGAAGATCGACGAGAAAGCCTACGGCTCAGACCATCCCAACGTGGCCAGAGATGTCAACAACATCGGATTGGTGCTGCAATATCAGGGTGACCTCCAGGAAGCCAGGAAGTGCTTCGAAAGAGCCCTGAAGATCGGCGAGAAAGCCTACGGCCCAGACCATCTCAACGTGGCCACAATGGCCAACAACATCGGATTGGTGCTGCAAGCTCAGGGTGACCTCCAGGAAGCCAGGAAGTGCTACGAAAGAGCCCTGAAGATCGACGAGAAAGCCTACGGCCCAGACCATCCCAACGTGGCCAGAGATGTCAACAACATCGGAACAGCGATGCAATATCAGGGTGACCTCCAGAAAGCCAGGGAGTGCTTCGAAAGAGCCCTGAAGATCGATGAGAAAGCCTACGGCCCAGACCATCCCAACGTGGCCAGAGATGTCAACAACATCGGAATGGTGCTGCAAGCTCAGGGTGACCTCCAGGAAGCCAGGAAGTGCTACGAAAGAGCCCTGAAGATCGACGAGAAAGCCTACGGCCCAGACCATCCCAACGTGGCCATAGATGTCAACAACATCGGATCGGTGTTGAAAGCACAGGGTGACCTCCAGGAAGCCAGGAAGTGCTACGAAAGAGCTCTGAAGATCGACGAGAATGCCTACGGCCCAGACCATCCCGACGTGGCCAGAGATGTTAACAACCTCGGATCGGTGCTGCAAGCTCAGGGTGACCTCCAGGAAGCCAGGGAGTGCTTCGAAAGAGCTCTGAAGATCGACGAGAATGCCTACGGCCCAGACCATCCCGACGTGGCCAGAGATGTTAACAACCTCGGATCGGTGCTGCAAGCTCAGGGTGACCTCCAGGAAGCCAGGGAGTGCTTCGAAAGAGCTCTGAAGATATGCCGAGATAAATTCGGCCCAGACCACCCGAACACCAGAACAGTGGCGGACAATCTGAGTTCACTCGGTCAGGGGCAGAAATAG
- a CDS encoding glycosyltransferase family 2 protein: MESLVGEITAILPAYNEEISIGSIVLRTLKYADRVIVIDDGSLDRTAEVAALAGAQVLRHKVNLGKGAALKTGFSSLNGDAVIVTIDTDGQHDPADIPRLVNPILQGEADMVNGSRYLNGNKRDTPAYRRIGQRVLDVATNIGSGLSITDTQSGFRAFAGRTKGIFRFNQKGLAIESEMLADAAAAGLRILEVEIGVRYDVNGSSENPVAHGVRVLVNVLKDMQLRKPLICFTVPGSLMAGAGILMALEFLRSFVHGGGMQYGPTMIMILLTLFGSFMALTGIILHILSRVMHEFKRELIAQGGLRREGKA; the protein is encoded by the coding sequence GTGGAGAGTTTGGTGGGGGAGATCACAGCTATATTGCCGGCCTATAATGAGGAGATATCAATAGGTAGCATTGTCCTGCGCACGCTCAAATACGCAGACCGGGTTATTGTGATAGATGACGGCAGCCTGGACCGCACTGCAGAGGTTGCCGCCCTGGCAGGGGCTCAGGTGCTGCGCCATAAGGTCAACCTCGGAAAGGGAGCAGCTCTCAAGACGGGCTTCTCCTCCCTCAATGGCGATGCAGTCATTGTCACCATCGACACCGATGGGCAGCATGATCCAGCCGACATCCCCCGCCTTGTGAATCCCATCCTGCAGGGAGAGGCGGATATGGTTAACGGCAGCCGCTATCTCAATGGAAATAAGAGGGATACACCAGCATACCGTCGAATAGGCCAAAGAGTGCTAGATGTGGCCACAAATATTGGCAGCGGCCTCTCGATAACCGATACTCAGAGCGGATTTCGAGCTTTTGCCGGCCGGACCAAGGGCATATTCCGCTTCAATCAGAAGGGGCTGGCCATAGAGAGCGAGATGCTGGCCGATGCTGCTGCCGCAGGCCTGCGCATCCTGGAGGTGGAGATCGGAGTGCGCTACGATGTGAATGGCTCTTCAGAGAATCCAGTAGCCCATGGGGTTAGGGTCCTGGTCAATGTTCTCAAGGACATGCAGTTGAGAAAGCCGCTCATCTGCTTCACCGTTCCCGGCTCTCTTATGGCAGGAGCGGGCATACTGATGGCTCTGGAGTTCCTCAGATCCTTCGTCCACGGCGGGGGCATGCAGTATGGCCCGACCATGATCATGATCCTGCTCACCCTGTTCGGATCCTTTATGGCCTTGACAGGGATCATTCTTCATATCTTATCAAGGGTTATGCATGAGTTCAAGAGGGAGCTGATAGCACAGGGAGGATTGAGGAGGGAGGGAAAAGCTTGA